In Trichomycterus rosablanca isolate fTriRos1 chromosome 4, fTriRos1.hap1, whole genome shotgun sequence, one DNA window encodes the following:
- the cenpl gene encoding centromere protein L isoform X2, whose amino-acid sequence MLLAMEGRVSAVNTPASRPITHRRSKSYGRSCVENPSLFWQTPGHLTALGHRILTSREAAKSCNITSKVDPEQVALLVKHEWRLAYVTPLYRFRHTQLKSYSKHLTAFIVSEKQQGVAVEVGLDAGFKVTFSSVLGIAETKDDAETVFIQIHSKPAFAQDGTKPVWRGWLTCVNGDPEYLRSLPPDFVSLPLFCSSGPESLTTLVKSWFERTFDCNFGPLLLNSSTLNWLAALWTGCHPDSNIRFLKLAWTMPSQPALDIAYTVNPQDAWELWNSVRTDGGADDRVSVDEVRQFMNGIETHLFRHFKIYLSAGTLMKVSTALGSAHHNGKIKIGNSDYIATLLSLLTECALLKTPV is encoded by the exons ATGCTGTTAGCTATGGAGGGGCGAGTCAG TGCAGTGAACACTCCTGCCAGCAGACCCATAACCCACAGGAGGAGTAAGAGCTATGGGCGGAGCTGTGTGGAGAATCCGTCTCTGTTCTGGCAAACACCTGGTCATTTAACAGCACTCGGACACAGGATCCTAACCAGCAGAGAAGCTGCCAAATCCTGCAATATCACA AGTAAAGTTGACCCAGAGCAAGTGGCCCTCCTGGTGAAGCACGAGTGGAGGCTCGCCTACGTCACCCCTCTGTACCGATTCCGGCACACTCAGTTAAAATCGTACTCCAAGCACCTCACGGCGTTCATCGTGTCCGAGAAACAGCAGGGCGTGGCCGTCGAGGTCGGGCTGGATGCAGGATTCAAGGTCACGTTTTCCTCCGTGCTCGGAATAGCAGAGACGAAAGACGACGCCGAAACGGTTTTCATTCAG ATACACTCGAAACCTGCGTTCGCCCAAGACGGCACCAAGCCCGTGTGGCGCGGCTGGCTGACCTGCGTGAACGGCGATCCCGAGTACCTGAGGTCACTCCCCCCCGACTTCGTCAGCCTCCCCCTGTTCTGCAGCAGCGGCCCAGAATCCCTCACGACTCTGGTCAAGTCGTGGTTCGAACGCACCTTCGACTGCAACTTCGGCCCGCTGCTCCTGAACTCGTCCACTCTGAACTGGCTGGCCGCCCTGTGGACCGGCTGCCATCCCGACAGCAATATCAGATTCTTAAAGCTGGCGTGGACCATGCCCTCACAGCCGGCGCTGGACATCGCTTACACGGTCAACCCGCAGGACGCCTGGGAGCTGTGGAACAGCGTCCGCACGGACGGCGGCGCGGACGATCGGGTCAGCGTGGACGAGGTGCGGCAGTTCATGAACGGGATCGAGACTCACCTTTTCAGACATTTTAAGATTTACCTATCTGCCGGGACTCTCATGAAGGTCTCTACCGCCCTCGGTTCAGCCCATCACAACGGCAAAATCAAG ATCGGCAACAGCGACTACATCGCCACTTTACTGAGTCTGCTAACCGAATGCGCCCTGCTGAAAACGCCAGTTTAA
- the cenpl gene encoding centromere protein L isoform X1 has translation MLLAMEGRVSSAVNTPASRPITHRRSKSYGRSCVENPSLFWQTPGHLTALGHRILTSREAAKSCNITSKVDPEQVALLVKHEWRLAYVTPLYRFRHTQLKSYSKHLTAFIVSEKQQGVAVEVGLDAGFKVTFSSVLGIAETKDDAETVFIQIHSKPAFAQDGTKPVWRGWLTCVNGDPEYLRSLPPDFVSLPLFCSSGPESLTTLVKSWFERTFDCNFGPLLLNSSTLNWLAALWTGCHPDSNIRFLKLAWTMPSQPALDIAYTVNPQDAWELWNSVRTDGGADDRVSVDEVRQFMNGIETHLFRHFKIYLSAGTLMKVSTALGSAHHNGKIKIGNSDYIATLLSLLTECALLKTPV, from the exons ATGCTGTTAGCTATGGAGGGGCGAGTCAG CAGTGCAGTGAACACTCCTGCCAGCAGACCCATAACCCACAGGAGGAGTAAGAGCTATGGGCGGAGCTGTGTGGAGAATCCGTCTCTGTTCTGGCAAACACCTGGTCATTTAACAGCACTCGGACACAGGATCCTAACCAGCAGAGAAGCTGCCAAATCCTGCAATATCACA AGTAAAGTTGACCCAGAGCAAGTGGCCCTCCTGGTGAAGCACGAGTGGAGGCTCGCCTACGTCACCCCTCTGTACCGATTCCGGCACACTCAGTTAAAATCGTACTCCAAGCACCTCACGGCGTTCATCGTGTCCGAGAAACAGCAGGGCGTGGCCGTCGAGGTCGGGCTGGATGCAGGATTCAAGGTCACGTTTTCCTCCGTGCTCGGAATAGCAGAGACGAAAGACGACGCCGAAACGGTTTTCATTCAG ATACACTCGAAACCTGCGTTCGCCCAAGACGGCACCAAGCCCGTGTGGCGCGGCTGGCTGACCTGCGTGAACGGCGATCCCGAGTACCTGAGGTCACTCCCCCCCGACTTCGTCAGCCTCCCCCTGTTCTGCAGCAGCGGCCCAGAATCCCTCACGACTCTGGTCAAGTCGTGGTTCGAACGCACCTTCGACTGCAACTTCGGCCCGCTGCTCCTGAACTCGTCCACTCTGAACTGGCTGGCCGCCCTGTGGACCGGCTGCCATCCCGACAGCAATATCAGATTCTTAAAGCTGGCGTGGACCATGCCCTCACAGCCGGCGCTGGACATCGCTTACACGGTCAACCCGCAGGACGCCTGGGAGCTGTGGAACAGCGTCCGCACGGACGGCGGCGCGGACGATCGGGTCAGCGTGGACGAGGTGCGGCAGTTCATGAACGGGATCGAGACTCACCTTTTCAGACATTTTAAGATTTACCTATCTGCCGGGACTCTCATGAAGGTCTCTACCGCCCTCGGTTCAGCCCATCACAACGGCAAAATCAAG ATCGGCAACAGCGACTACATCGCCACTTTACTGAGTCTGCTAACCGAATGCGCCCTGCTGAAAACGCCAGTTTAA